In Streptococcus uberis, a single window of DNA contains:
- a CDS encoding 3-hydroxybutyrate dehydrogenase codes for MKNSKQVVFVTGAASGIGKQIGETFLREGKTVVFTDINQEKLEKLVSDYQEQGLDADSALCDVSSEEAINQAIDHVIQKYQRLDILVNNAGLQHVSLLEDFPTDKFEFMVKIMLTAPFIATKRVFPIMKKQGFGRIINMASINGVIGFAGKAAYNSSKHGLLGLTKVSALEGASSGITVNAVCPGYVDTPLVRGQFQDLAKTRQIPLENVLEEVLYPLVPQKRLIDVQEIADYVSFLASDKAKGITGQACILDGGYTAQ; via the coding sequence ATGAAAAATTCAAAACAAGTGGTTTTCGTTACAGGTGCCGCAAGTGGCATTGGCAAACAAATAGGTGAAACCTTCTTAAGAGAGGGAAAGACAGTTGTATTCACCGATATTAATCAAGAAAAACTGGAAAAATTGGTATCAGACTATCAGGAACAAGGATTAGATGCCGATTCAGCCTTATGCGATGTAAGCAGTGAAGAAGCAATTAACCAAGCCATTGATCATGTCATTCAAAAATACCAAAGATTGGATATCTTGGTTAATAACGCAGGACTTCAACACGTTTCGCTTTTAGAGGATTTTCCCACAGATAAATTTGAGTTCATGGTAAAAATTATGCTAACCGCGCCATTTATTGCTACAAAACGCGTCTTTCCAATAATGAAAAAACAAGGCTTTGGTCGTATTATTAATATGGCTTCCATAAATGGAGTCATTGGATTTGCTGGTAAAGCAGCCTATAATTCGTCAAAACATGGACTTTTAGGATTAACAAAGGTTAGCGCATTGGAGGGGGCATCTTCAGGAATTACAGTTAATGCTGTATGCCCAGGTTATGTAGACACTCCTCTTGTAAGAGGACAATTTCAAGACCTTGCTAAAACACGTCAAATTCCTTTAGAAAATGTCTTAGAAGAAGTCTTATATCCACTTGTTCCACAAAAAAGACTTATTGATGTCCAAGAAATTGCAGATTACGTTTCTTTCTTAGCTAGCGATAAGGCTAAAGGCATTACCGGACAAGCTTGTATTTTAGATGGTGGCTACACTGCCCAATAA
- a CDS encoding GntP family permease, giving the protein MTEIIASLGVLLGVALIVYFSLKEINIVIAAPIATSFVILFNQMDPLLSLLGKENNHYMGALTTYILNYFAIFLLGSILAKLMEGSGATTAIANGILLKIGHDSPYKVLLAIFMISSLLTYGGISLFVVMFAVIPLARSLFKKLDLAWNLIQIPLWLGIATFTMTILPGTPAIQNVIPIQYLNTSLTAAAIPSLIGSLACILFGLFYMKLCLKRSLEKGEHYATYAKDGETSLTEKVLPSFLASIAPLVLLILIALSGSILGGEFLKKNIIYLALLASILLATFLFNPYIKDMKAIINLGASSSIAPIFATASAVAFGAVIMVAPGFKLFSDLILNIPGNPLISLTVLTSAMSAITGSSSGALGIVMPNFAQFYLDKGADPEMIHRVAAIASNIFTIVPQSGVFLTFLALTGLNHRNAFKETFITVSVGTLLAQICVILYGVLFS; this is encoded by the coding sequence ATGACAGAAATTATTGCTTCATTAGGTGTCCTTTTAGGAGTTGCTCTCATCGTCTACTTCTCATTAAAAGAGATTAATATCGTCATTGCCGCCCCCATTGCAACAAGTTTTGTAATCCTTTTTAACCAGATGGATCCGCTACTGTCTCTATTAGGCAAAGAAAACAATCACTATATGGGAGCTTTAACAACTTATATCCTCAACTACTTCGCTATTTTCTTGTTGGGTTCCATTTTAGCCAAATTAATGGAAGGTAGTGGTGCTACAACAGCCATCGCAAATGGAATTCTCCTTAAAATTGGTCATGACAGTCCTTATAAAGTTCTTCTCGCTATTTTTATGATTAGCTCCCTTCTTACATATGGCGGTATCAGCTTATTTGTTGTTATGTTTGCCGTCATCCCCCTAGCAAGAAGTTTATTTAAAAAGCTTGATTTAGCCTGGAATTTAATACAAATTCCCTTATGGTTAGGTATTGCAACATTTACAATGACTATCCTACCTGGAACACCTGCTATTCAGAACGTCATTCCCATCCAGTATTTAAACACTTCTTTAACAGCAGCCGCCATCCCTAGTTTGATTGGATCTTTAGCTTGTATTTTATTTGGTTTATTTTATATGAAGCTTTGCTTAAAAAGGAGCTTAGAAAAAGGAGAACATTACGCCACTTATGCTAAGGACGGTGAGACAAGTCTAACAGAAAAAGTTCTCCCATCATTTCTAGCCAGTATTGCACCACTTGTTTTACTTATTCTGATTGCCTTGTCTGGAAGTATTTTGGGTGGAGAATTTTTAAAGAAAAATATTATTTATTTGGCTTTATTAGCATCCATTTTATTAGCAACTTTTCTATTTAATCCCTATATTAAAGATATGAAAGCAATCATCAATCTTGGGGCAAGTAGTTCGATTGCACCTATATTTGCAACAGCATCTGCTGTCGCCTTTGGTGCTGTTATCATGGTAGCTCCAGGTTTTAAGCTTTTTTCAGATCTGATTCTGAATATCCCTGGAAATCCACTCATTAGCTTGACTGTTTTAACCTCCGCCATGTCAGCCATAACAGGTTCTTCTTCAGGTGCATTGGGTATTGTCATGCCAAATTTTGCTCAATTTTATTTAGATAAAGGCGCAGACCCTGAAATGATCCATCGTGTTGCTGCCATTGCTTCTAACATTTTTACGATTGTCCCTCAAAGCGGTGTTTTTCTAACCTTTTTAGCTCTAACCGGACTCAATCATCGCAACGCCTTTAAGGAGACTTTTATTACCGTTTCTGTTGGCACTTTGCTAGCACAAATTTGTGTCATCTTATATGGTGTCCTCTTCTCATAA
- a CDS encoding S-ribosylhomocysteine lyase — MTKEVIVESFELDHTIVKAPYVRLISEEFGPKGDIITNFDVRLVQPNQNSIETAGLHTIEHLLAKLIRQRIDGMIDCSPFGCRTGFHLIMWGKHSSTEIAKVIKSSLEEIANGISWEDVPGTTIESCGNYKDHSLFAAKEWAKLILSQGISDQAFERHLV, encoded by the coding sequence ATGACTAAAGAAGTAATTGTTGAAAGTTTTGAATTAGACCATACCATTGTTAAAGCCCCTTATGTACGATTAATTTCAGAAGAGTTTGGTCCTAAGGGAGATATTATCACTAATTTTGATGTTCGCTTGGTTCAACCAAACCAAAATTCCATTGAAACAGCTGGATTACACACCATCGAACATCTCTTAGCAAAACTGATTCGCCAACGTATTGATGGCATGATTGATTGTTCTCCCTTTGGTTGCCGAACAGGTTTCCATTTAATCATGTGGGGAAAGCATAGTTCAACAGAAATTGCAAAGGTCATCAAATCAAGCTTAGAAGAAATTGCTAACGGCATTTCCTGGGAAGATGTTCCAGGTACTACCATTGAATCTTGTGGTAATTATAAGGACCATAGCTTATTTGCTGCAAAAGAATGGGCAAAACTAATCCTATCTCAAGGCATTTCGGATCAAGCTTTTGAACGACATCTTGTTTAA
- a CDS encoding ComC/BlpC family peptide pheromone/bacteriocin has translation MQLSKDKKLNEQDLSLITGGRNLGAALQGLFGGFANSPTLEQLNGTKLPKPKSCSPYGTGGTSNAC, from the coding sequence GTGCAATTGTCAAAGGATAAAAAACTGAATGAGCAAGATTTGTCTTTAATTACGGGAGGTAGAAATCTTGGAGCAGCTCTCCAAGGACTTTTTGGAGGGTTTGCTAATTCGCCCACTTTAGAACAATTAAATGGTACTAAGTTACCAAAGCCAAAATCATGCTCACCTTATGGTACTGGTGGAACATCAAATGCATGTTAA
- a CDS encoding cell division site-positioning protein MapZ family protein: MSEENKDFELQNEEQGISIDKAKQMTVGEAVRKDTELKAGITEDDSVLDKYIKQHRQEVASQKFETKVSEVESLDTASLDNFIKKQREELAKTGFFNQTSEEQKLETEAEEDLALSSKRNDHVSHGITDEIKEDQKPVFDQVEPVVPIVDSSREDDQVAFLDSERSGNKKSKKKFLLALLSLLLLLVGGAFGLNVLKQNDSGTTNTKASSQQSSSKDSKASLAKKAYKAFDKGLKAFYLDDEMTKLKNSEMTHLDDLTKKLDALKNTTYYDKAKEKWESLKKQITAIQTVNGKFSTEAIKDGQKTAATIKSDANFDDLTADSLKTGNATLDKLLQEVVSDGRKQVDDKNKAEKEKADAQAKADAEQKAAQDAATAEQANAAQSATTTSGATTGAQAPATGGTYGTAASGIQRNLSRVPYNNTAIADSTNAAWLFNPGVLEKIIATSQARGYFTGNNYYLEPVNIINGNGYYNMFKSDGTYLFSINCKTGYFVGNASGYADGLDY, translated from the coding sequence GTGTCAGAAGAGAATAAAGATTTTGAACTGCAAAATGAAGAACAAGGTATCTCTATTGATAAAGCTAAGCAGATGACTGTGGGAGAAGCCGTCCGCAAGGATACAGAGTTAAAGGCTGGTATCACAGAAGATGATAGTGTTCTTGATAAATATATTAAACAACACCGTCAAGAAGTGGCTTCTCAAAAATTTGAAACTAAAGTTTCTGAGGTAGAGTCTTTAGATACGGCTAGCTTGGATAATTTTATCAAAAAGCAACGTGAGGAATTAGCAAAAACTGGTTTTTTTAACCAGACTTCAGAGGAACAAAAGTTAGAAACTGAGGCTGAGGAGGATCTTGCTTTATCCTCTAAAAGGAATGATCATGTGTCTCACGGCATTACCGATGAGATAAAGGAAGATCAAAAACCGGTTTTCGATCAGGTTGAACCTGTGGTGCCAATTGTGGATTCTTCGAGAGAGGATGATCAGGTTGCTTTTCTTGATTCTGAGAGAAGTGGCAACAAGAAATCTAAAAAGAAATTTTTGCTTGCTCTGTTATCCCTTCTTTTATTGCTTGTTGGCGGAGCTTTTGGCCTAAATGTCCTTAAACAAAACGATTCAGGCACTACAAATACTAAGGCTTCTAGTCAGCAAAGTAGTTCAAAGGATTCAAAAGCTAGTCTTGCTAAAAAAGCTTATAAAGCATTTGATAAGGGCTTGAAGGCATTTTATCTGGACGATGAGATGACTAAATTAAAGAATAGTGAAATGACTCATCTTGATGACTTGACAAAGAAACTTGATGCCTTAAAAAACACTACCTATTATGATAAGGCTAAGGAAAAATGGGAGTCATTGAAAAAACAAATTACTGCTATTCAAACGGTGAATGGCAAATTTTCAACAGAAGCCATTAAAGACGGCCAGAAAACTGCTGCAACCATTAAGTCTGATGCCAATTTTGACGATTTGACTGCTGATAGCCTTAAGACAGGCAATGCAACTCTGGATAAGTTGCTTCAAGAAGTGGTTTCTGATGGTCGTAAACAGGTTGATGACAAAAACAAAGCCGAAAAAGAGAAGGCGGATGCTCAAGCAAAAGCAGATGCTGAACAAAAAGCTGCTCAGGATGCTGCGACAGCAGAACAAGCTAATGCGGCTCAGTCTGCAACTACTACCTCAGGAGCAACTACGGGTGCTCAAGCACCTGCTACTGGTGGCACTTATGGCACTGCAGCGTCAGGTATTCAACGAAATTTATCACGCGTTCCTTACAATAATACTGCTATTGCAGATAGTACTAATGCTGCTTGGTTATTTAATCCTGGTGTTTTGGAGAAAATTATCGCTACTTCTCAGGCAAGAGGCTACTTTACTGGCAATAACTATTACTTAGAACCAGTCAATATTATCAATGGCAATGGTTACTACAATATGTTTAAATCTGATGGGACCTACCTCTTTTCAATCAACTGTAAAACAGGATATTTTGTTGGAAATGCAAGTGGTTATGCTGATGGTTTAGATTATTAA
- a CDS encoding THUMP domain-containing class I SAM-dependent RNA methyltransferase produces the protein MKKHFKLVATVAAGLESVVGKEMRALGFDCQVDNGKVYFEGDIKAIAKTNLWLRSADRIKIIVGQFPARTFEELFQGVYALDWENYLPLGAKFPISKARCVRSKLHNEPSVQAISKKAVVKKLQKHYHRPEGVPLQEIGSEFNIEVSILKDQATIMIDTTGSSLFKRGYRSQKGGAPIKENMAAAILELSNWYPDKPLVDPTCGSGTFCIEAALIGMNIAPGFNRSFAFEEWSWVDKDDINSVRDEAESLANYDIKLDISGFDIDGRMVEIAKKNAEEAGLADVITFKQMRLQDFRTDKVNGVIVSNPPYGERLLDDKAVDILYNEMGQTFKPLKTWSQFILTSDEAFEKKFGRQADKKRKLYNGTMKVELYQFFGERIKRNHTER, from the coding sequence ATGAAAAAACACTTTAAATTAGTAGCAACAGTGGCTGCGGGACTTGAGTCCGTTGTTGGTAAAGAAATGAGAGCGCTTGGTTTTGATTGCCAGGTTGACAATGGTAAAGTCTATTTTGAAGGTGATATTAAGGCCATTGCTAAAACAAATCTTTGGTTAAGATCAGCTGATAGAATTAAAATTATTGTAGGGCAATTTCCCGCTCGAACCTTTGAAGAACTCTTTCAAGGAGTTTATGCATTAGACTGGGAAAACTATTTGCCACTGGGGGCAAAATTTCCAATTTCTAAAGCGAGATGCGTTCGATCAAAATTGCATAATGAACCTAGTGTTCAAGCTATTTCTAAAAAGGCTGTCGTTAAAAAATTACAAAAACATTATCATAGACCTGAAGGTGTTCCCCTTCAGGAAATTGGTTCAGAGTTCAACATTGAGGTTTCCATTTTAAAAGATCAAGCTACTATTATGATTGATACAACGGGATCCAGTCTCTTTAAACGAGGCTACCGTTCTCAAAAGGGTGGTGCACCAATAAAAGAAAATATGGCTGCGGCCATCTTAGAATTGAGTAATTGGTATCCAGATAAGCCATTAGTTGATCCTACTTGTGGTTCAGGGACTTTTTGTATCGAAGCTGCCTTGATTGGAATGAATATCGCTCCAGGATTTAACCGTTCTTTTGCATTCGAAGAATGGAGTTGGGTTGATAAAGACGACATCAATAGTGTAAGAGATGAGGCGGAATCATTGGCCAATTATGATATAAAATTAGATATTTCTGGATTTGATATTGATGGTCGAATGGTTGAGATTGCTAAAAAGAATGCTGAAGAAGCAGGTCTTGCAGATGTTATTACCTTTAAACAAATGCGCCTTCAAGATTTCAGAACGGATAAGGTTAATGGTGTCATTGTATCAAACCCACCATATGGAGAACGGTTGCTTGATGACAAAGCTGTTGACATTTTGTATAATGAAATGGGTCAAACCTTTAAACCATTGAAAACATGGAGTCAATTTATTTTGACCAGTGATGAAGCTTTTGAAAAGAAATTTGGTCGGCAAGCTGACAAAAAAAGAAAGCTTTATAATGGAACGATGAAAGTTGAATTATATCAATTTTTTGGTGAACGTATCAAACGAAATCACACTGAGAGGTAA
- the gpsB gene encoding cell division regulator GpsB, translated as MASIIYSPKDIFEQEFKTSMSGFNKKEVDEFLDNVIQDYETYISEIEELKAEIERLKNQNTHPKSPSTENRHAMVQPTRVAQSATNFDILKRISRLEKEVFGKQITE; from the coding sequence ATGGCAAGTATAATTTACAGTCCAAAGGACATTTTTGAACAAGAATTTAAAACAAGTATGAGTGGCTTCAATAAAAAGGAAGTTGATGAATTTTTAGATAATGTGATTCAAGATTACGAAACCTATATTTCTGAGATAGAAGAACTAAAGGCTGAAATCGAACGCCTAAAAAATCAAAATACTCATCCAAAGTCCCCATCGACTGAAAATAGACATGCTATGGTTCAACCCACTCGCGTAGCTCAATCAGCTACCAATTTTGATATTTTAAAACGGATTAGTCGTTTAGAAAAAGAAGTTTTTGGTAAGCAAATTACGGAATAA
- a CDS encoding DUF1273 domain-containing protein has product MTAILVTGYKSFELGLFSDKDPRIKVIKAAIQKDMVKMIEEGVDWFILTGNLGFEYWALEVLKDLKKAYPISVATIFAFENHGENWNESNLEKLAAFKTVDFVKYSYPQYENPSQFKSYHEFLMANTEGAYLFYDSENETNLKYLVMKMKELPQYRIHYLTFDRLNEIYEEGNDF; this is encoded by the coding sequence ATGACTGCGATTCTGGTAACGGGTTACAAGAGTTTCGAATTGGGACTTTTCTCAGATAAAGATCCGCGCATAAAAGTGATTAAAGCAGCCATTCAAAAAGACATGGTCAAAATGATTGAAGAGGGTGTTGATTGGTTTATATTAACTGGCAATTTAGGATTTGAATATTGGGCTTTAGAAGTTTTGAAAGATTTAAAAAAAGCCTATCCTATTAGTGTAGCAACCATTTTTGCCTTTGAAAACCATGGGGAAAACTGGAATGAGTCAAATCTAGAAAAGTTAGCTGCCTTTAAAACAGTTGACTTTGTCAAATATTCATACCCCCAATACGAAAATCCTTCTCAATTTAAATCTTATCATGAGTTTTTAATGGCAAATACAGAAGGTGCTTATCTTTTTTATGATAGTGAAAATGAAACCAATTTGAAGTATTTAGTGATGAAAATGAAAGAATTGCCACAGTATCGTATACATTATTTAACATTTGATCGTTTAAATGAAATCTACGAGGAAGGTAACGATTTCTAA
- the recU gene encoding Holliday junction resolvase RecU, which yields MVNYPHQLKGKKANPTPFKTKKSTVDFANRGMSFEAAINATNDYYLSRGIAVIHKKPTPIQIVKVDYPKRSRAKIVEAYFRQASTTDYSGVYKGLYIDFEAKETRQKTAMPMKNFHLHQIEHMASVLDQKGICFVLLHFSTLKETYYLPAKALIDFFQIDKGNKSMPLDYIKKNGYEIIQGAFPQVPYLDIIEQNFLGGDYN from the coding sequence ATGGTAAATTATCCTCATCAACTTAAAGGAAAAAAAGCAAATCCAACTCCATTTAAAACAAAAAAATCAACGGTGGACTTTGCCAATCGTGGCATGTCCTTCGAAGCAGCAATTAATGCAACAAATGATTATTATTTGTCGCGTGGAATTGCTGTTATTCATAAGAAACCGACTCCAATTCAGATTGTAAAGGTTGACTATCCCAAAAGAAGTCGAGCCAAAATTGTCGAGGCTTATTTTAGACAAGCATCAACAACAGATTATTCTGGAGTTTATAAAGGTCTCTATATTGATTTTGAAGCCAAAGAAACGCGTCAGAAAACGGCTATGCCAATGAAAAATTTTCATTTGCATCAAATTGAACACATGGCCTCTGTTTTAGATCAAAAAGGGATTTGTTTTGTCCTTCTTCATTTTAGCACTTTAAAAGAAACCTACTATCTCCCAGCCAAGGCTTTGATTGATTTTTTTCAAATCGATAAAGGTAATAAATCAATGCCTCTCGATTATATCAAAAAAAATGGCTATGAGATTATTCAGGGGGCATTTCCTCAGGTTCCTTATTTAGATATTATTGAACAAAATTTTTTAGGCGGTGATTACAATTAA
- the pbp1a gene encoding penicillin-binding protein PBP1A: protein MITIKNPTVQKWLKYALAAILSLVIFTIIIGGLLFLFYVATAPKLSETELKSTNSSLVYDANNELIADLGSEKRENVTADSIPLNLVNAITSIEDKRFFNHRGVDLYRILGAAWHNLTSNSTQGGSTLDQQLIKLAYFSTKESDQTLKRKAQEVWLALQMERKYTKQEILTFYINKVYMGNGNYGMLTASKSYFGKDLKDLSFAQLALLAGIPQAPSQYDPYTQPDSATKRRNVVLQQMLSEKNISKADYDAAIATPVTDGLQPLKQTSSYPKSMDNYLKQVIAQVKSETNKDIFTAGLKVYTNILPDVQQRLYDIYNTEDYVYYPDDQMQVASTIVDVTNGHVIAQLGGRHLDENVSFGTNQAVLTDRDWGSTMKPISAYGPAIESGSYNSTAQSTNDSIYYWPGTTTQLYNWDRKYNGWMTIQTAIMQSRNVPAVRALEAASLDYAKSFLSDLGINYPQMHYSNAISSNTTSSEQKYGASSEKMAAAYAAFSNGGIYYKPQYVNKIEFNDGTTKVFENKGKRAMKETTAYMMTDMLKTVLTYGTGTAAQIPGVAQAGKTGTSNYTDDELVQIGNTLGLYTDYVGTMAPDENFVGYTNKYAMSVWTGYKNRLTPVYGDGLLVASKVYKNMMTYLTNGYSEDWIMPSGLYRSGGMLYLSGGTYTSGYTNSSVYNNIYSGNSSSASLSNDTSASSSDETSSASSDASSSATGGNGNTNGNSNSNSTPANNGNGNGNNKIN from the coding sequence GTGATTACAATTAAAAATCCAACAGTACAAAAATGGTTAAAATATGCCCTTGCAGCAATCCTTAGCCTAGTTATCTTCACTATTATTATCGGTGGACTTTTATTTCTATTCTATGTAGCAACAGCTCCTAAGTTATCTGAAACTGAGCTAAAATCTACTAATTCGAGTTTAGTATACGATGCAAACAATGAATTGATTGCTGACCTTGGCTCTGAAAAAAGAGAAAATGTCACAGCAGATAGTATACCATTAAATTTAGTCAACGCCATAACCTCAATTGAAGATAAACGTTTCTTTAATCATAGAGGTGTTGATTTGTATCGTATCCTTGGTGCTGCTTGGCACAACCTTACAAGTAACAGTACTCAAGGAGGGTCAACATTAGATCAGCAGTTGATAAAACTAGCTTACTTCTCAACGAAAGAATCTGACCAAACATTAAAACGTAAAGCACAAGAAGTTTGGCTCGCTTTACAAATGGAAAGAAAATATACGAAACAAGAAATATTAACTTTCTATATCAATAAGGTTTATATGGGTAACGGCAATTATGGCATGTTAACTGCTTCAAAATCTTATTTCGGCAAAGATTTAAAAGATTTATCATTTGCCCAATTGGCTTTATTAGCAGGTATTCCACAAGCACCATCTCAGTATGACCCTTATACACAGCCGGATTCTGCTACAAAACGCCGAAATGTTGTTCTTCAACAAATGCTTTCAGAGAAAAATATTTCTAAAGCCGATTATGATGCAGCTATCGCAACACCTGTAACAGATGGCTTACAACCACTAAAACAAACATCAAGTTATCCAAAGTCAATGGATAATTATTTGAAACAAGTGATAGCCCAAGTCAAATCTGAGACTAATAAGGATATCTTTACAGCTGGTCTAAAAGTTTATACCAATATCCTTCCTGATGTACAACAACGTCTTTATGATATCTACAATACCGAAGACTATGTTTACTACCCTGATGATCAAATGCAAGTTGCTTCAACTATTGTTGATGTCACTAATGGTCATGTCATTGCTCAATTGGGTGGGCGACATCTGGATGAAAATGTTTCCTTTGGAACAAACCAGGCCGTTTTAACGGATAGAGACTGGGGTTCAACAATGAAACCAATCTCCGCTTACGGACCTGCAATTGAGAGCGGTTCCTATAACTCAACTGCTCAATCCACTAATGACTCCATCTATTACTGGCCAGGAACAACAACTCAATTGTATAACTGGGACCGTAAATATAACGGTTGGATGACTATTCAAACAGCTATTATGCAATCACGTAACGTCCCTGCTGTTAGAGCTTTAGAAGCAGCCAGTCTAGATTATGCCAAATCATTCCTTAGCGATCTTGGCATCAACTACCCTCAAATGCATTATTCTAACGCCATTTCAAGTAACACTACAAGTAGTGAACAGAAATATGGCGCTAGCAGTGAAAAAATGGCAGCTGCCTATGCTGCTTTCTCAAATGGTGGTATTTATTACAAACCTCAGTATGTTAATAAAATAGAATTTAACGACGGTACCACAAAGGTTTTCGAAAATAAAGGCAAGCGTGCTATGAAGGAAACCACTGCCTACATGATGACTGATATGTTAAAAACTGTTTTAACATACGGAACAGGTACTGCAGCTCAAATTCCTGGTGTCGCTCAAGCTGGTAAAACAGGAACTTCTAACTATACAGACGATGAACTGGTTCAAATTGGAAATACTCTCGGCTTATACACTGATTATGTTGGAACAATGGCCCCAGATGAAAACTTTGTCGGATATACCAACAAATATGCTATGTCTGTATGGACAGGTTATAAGAATCGTCTGACTCCAGTATATGGAGATGGCTTATTGGTGGCATCAAAAGTCTATAAAAATATGATGACCTACCTAACAAATGGATATAGTGAAGACTGGATAATGCCTAGTGGTTTATACCGAAGTGGTGGTATGCTTTACCTAAGCGGTGGCACTTATACAAGTGGTTATACTAATAGCTCCGTTTACAACAATATCTACAGCGGAAATAGCAGTTCAGCCAGCCTTTCAAATGATACAAGTGCTTCAAGCAGTGATGAAACGTCTTCAGCATCTTCAGATGCAAGTAGTTCAGCTACTGGCGGAAACGGAAATACAAATGGTAACAGTAATTCCAATTCTACTCCTGCCAATAACGGTAATGGTAATGGAAACAATAAAATTAACTAA
- the pepC gene encoding aminopeptidase C, whose protein sequence is MEISNEFTDQLYENYRKTAKYQAVENAITHNGLLKSLKTRQADIDNDFTFSLDLTKDKVSNQKASGRCWMFAALNTFRHKMISDFHLDQFELSQAHTFFWDKYEKSNWFMEQIIATADQDLKSRKVKFLLDTPQQDGGQWDMVVALFEKYGVVPKSQYPESVSSSNSRELNNLLNKLLRQDAQVLRELIQSGASQHEIQEKKESFLQEIFNFLAMNLGLPPQTVDFAYRDKDNHYHCEKGMTPQAFYQKYVGLHLEDYVSVINAPTADKPFGKSYTVDMLGNVVGGPQVRYLNLEMDRLKELAIKQMQLGESVWFGSDVGQVSDRQNGILATNTYDFSSSMDIELTQDKAGRLDYSESLMTHAMVLTGVDLDEEGKAIKWKVENSWGEKVGEKGYFVASDDWMDQYTYQIVVRKDLLSAEELAAYQSQPQVLAPWDPMGALAN, encoded by the coding sequence TTGGAAATCAGTAACGAATTTACAGACCAATTATATGAAAACTATCGAAAGACTGCTAAATATCAAGCAGTTGAAAATGCCATTACTCATAACGGCTTGTTGAAATCTTTGAAAACCAGACAAGCTGATATCGACAATGATTTTACATTTTCCCTAGATTTGACAAAGGATAAAGTCTCTAATCAAAAAGCGTCAGGCAGATGCTGGATGTTTGCAGCTTTAAATACTTTTCGTCATAAGATGATTTCAGATTTTCATTTAGATCAGTTTGAGTTATCTCAAGCCCACACCTTTTTTTGGGATAAATACGAGAAATCAAACTGGTTTATGGAGCAAATTATTGCAACCGCTGATCAAGATTTAAAGAGTCGAAAGGTTAAATTTTTACTTGATACCCCTCAACAAGATGGTGGTCAGTGGGATATGGTTGTAGCCTTATTTGAAAAATATGGGGTTGTGCCAAAATCGCAATATCCGGAATCTGTTTCTTCAAGTAACAGTAGAGAACTTAATAATTTACTCAATAAATTACTTCGTCAAGATGCCCAAGTCTTGCGTGAACTTATTCAAAGTGGTGCTAGTCAGCATGAGATTCAGGAGAAAAAAGAATCATTTCTTCAAGAAATTTTCAACTTTTTAGCCATGAATCTTGGTTTGCCGCCCCAAACAGTAGACTTCGCCTATCGAGATAAGGATAATCATTACCATTGTGAAAAAGGGATGACGCCTCAGGCTTTTTATCAAAAATATGTTGGACTCCATTTAGAAGATTACGTATCAGTCATCAATGCGCCAACAGCTGATAAACCATTTGGTAAATCATATACTGTCGATATGTTAGGAAATGTTGTTGGTGGACCGCAGGTACGTTATTTAAATTTAGAAATGGATCGTTTGAAAGAACTTGCCATCAAACAAATGCAATTGGGTGAGAGTGTTTGGTTTGGTTCTGACGTCGGTCAGGTATCCGATAGACAAAATGGCATCTTAGCCACAAATACCTATGATTTTTCATCAAGTATGGACATCGAATTGACTCAAGATAAAGCCGGACGTTTAGACTATAGCGAAAGCCTTATGACCCATGCGATGGTCCTTACAGGGGTTGATTTAGATGAAGAAGGCAAAGCCATAAAATGGAAAGTTGAAAATTCATGGGGTGAGAAAGTTGGAGAAAAGGGTTACTTTGTGGCCTCTGATGACTGGATGGATCAGTATACCTATCAAATCGTTGTCAGAAAAGACCTTCTCTCAGCAGAAGAACTAGCAGCATACCAGTCTCAACCACAAGTATTAGCACCTTGGGATCCAATGGGGGCCTTAGCCAACTAA